In Campylobacter mucosalis, a single window of DNA contains:
- a CDS encoding MFS transporter — MKMHLKLLKTNRNFMLISAIQLICYFGAWFSQTGIFTLLIELKAPVWAITISAAMAFIPGIILAPFSGILIDKFRAKPMLVVMILIECISVLVLIFINSLSLLWLLLLIIFVRMGVSGVHFQVEMSVLPKILTPSELKIANEIHSIIWAVAYTAGMGLSGIYIHFFGVKSAFLFDCGLYLVGFAFLLSTNLPNSINSTTKSAISMLKDGLRYINQNRVILHLILLHSFVGLVSYDALIALLADYHYKGILSTALLIGFTNASRAIALIAGPAILSKIVNSKNLHIFYIGQGVGIIIWACLQFNFYLGFIGMFFAGFFTSTLWSYTYTMLQQKCDEKFYGRVIAYNDMCYLAMSAFVSLAIGLLFELGLSLWLITIFMGIIFFIGAMYYNFVEKNYNLS, encoded by the coding sequence ATGAAAATGCACCTAAAATTACTAAAAACAAACCGAAATTTTATGCTAATTAGTGCGATTCAGCTTATTTGCTACTTTGGTGCTTGGTTTTCACAAACTGGAATTTTCACGCTACTTATAGAGTTAAAAGCTCCAGTGTGGGCCATAACAATCTCGGCGGCAATGGCTTTTATACCAGGTATCATACTAGCCCCATTTAGCGGAATTTTAATAGACAAATTTAGAGCAAAACCTATGCTTGTCGTTATGATTTTAATAGAGTGTATAAGCGTTCTTGTGCTAATTTTCATAAACTCTCTGTCGCTTTTATGGCTACTTTTGCTAATTATATTTGTAAGAATGGGCGTTAGCGGGGTGCATTTTCAAGTTGAAATGAGTGTCTTGCCAAAAATTTTAACACCAAGCGAGTTAAAAATAGCAAACGAGATACACTCCATAATTTGGGCTGTTGCTTACACCGCTGGTATGGGACTTTCTGGGATTTACATACACTTTTTTGGAGTTAAAAGCGCCTTTTTATTCGACTGTGGTCTTTACCTTGTGGGATTTGCGTTTTTACTATCAACAAATTTACCAAATAGCATAAATAGCACTACAAAATCAGCAATATCTATGCTAAAAGACGGACTTAGATACATTAATCAAAACAGAGTTATCCTACATCTTATACTTCTTCATAGCTTTGTTGGTTTAGTTTCTTATGACGCACTTATAGCATTACTTGCTGACTATCACTACAAAGGAATCCTTAGCACAGCACTACTCATAGGCTTTACAAATGCTTCAAGAGCTATCGCATTAATAGCAGGTCCTGCAATACTTAGCAAAATTGTAAATAGTAAAAATTTACACATTTTTTATATCGGTCAGGGTGTTGGTATCATCATTTGGGCGTGTTTGCAGTTTAACTTCTATCTTGGTTTTATAGGTATGTTTTTTGCTGGATTTTTTACATCTACACTTTGGAGCTACACATACACAATGCTTCAACAAAAGTGTGACGAGAAATTTTATGGACGCGTAATCGCATATAACGATATGTGTTATCTAGCTATGAGTGCGTTTGTGTCACTTGCCATTGGGCTACTTTTTGAACTTGGCTTATCACTATGGCTGATAACGATTTTTATGGGGATAATATTTTTCATAGGTGCAATGTATTATAATTTTGTAGAAAAAAACTACAATTTAAGCTAA
- a CDS encoding tetratricopeptide repeat protein, whose protein sequence is MKSLFLIAIMFLLTGCVTTKVFDDTKPQTKQEPQIQQPQKEDKTRAYRELITALESKCELGDIKACNDIGVNYENLNEYKKAVEYYKIACDGGIERGCANLGLMYENAKGVDKNPQMALEIYKTSCNNGGELSCYYLANAYRKGDIVVQDYAVAMDAYTSACKLGDVPSCANIGSMYELGLGVQKDEQRAYKIYKVACYRGLEKACVHMKRLANKLGVQQ, encoded by the coding sequence ATGAAATCGTTGTTTTTAATAGCCATTATGTTTTTGCTTACCGGATGTGTCACAACAAAAGTGTTCGATGATACAAAGCCACAAACCAAGCAAGAGCCACAGATACAGCAACCTCAAAAAGAGGATAAAACAAGGGCTTATCGCGAACTAATAACTGCCTTAGAATCAAAATGTGAGCTAGGGGATATCAAGGCTTGTAACGATATTGGCGTAAATTATGAAAATTTAAACGAATATAAAAAAGCGGTAGAGTATTACAAAATAGCTTGCGATGGCGGAATAGAAAGAGGTTGTGCAAACCTTGGCTTAATGTATGAAAACGCAAAAGGTGTAGATAAAAATCCACAAATGGCTCTTGAAATTTACAAAACATCGTGCAATAACGGCGGAGAGCTATCGTGCTACTATCTTGCAAACGCTTACAGAAAGGGCGATATAGTCGTGCAAGACTATGCAGTTGCTATGGACGCATACACCAGTGCTTGTAAGCTTGGCGACGTCCCATCTTGTGCAAATATAGGCTCTATGTATGAGCTTGGACTTGGTGTGCAAAAAGATGAGCAAAGGGCTTATAAAATTTACAAAGTTGCTTGCTATAGGGGACTTGAAAAAGCTTGTGTGCATATGAAGCGACTAGCAAACAAACTAGGGGTACAGCAATGA
- a CDS encoding tetratricopeptide repeat protein: protein MKKALLLATLMAVFSGCSWQSILTFGLIKSDEEILEQKAKDELENTKQTCIDKNNAIACNNAAVSYSELKDFKNAREFYKRSCELNLATACSNLGQIYEHGLVDEQRDENMALAYYKLGCQSKDGVGCYNEALLRYNQDRQNFKQTLELLKKSCLLEYKQACVLLEKLK, encoded by the coding sequence ATGAAAAAAGCCCTACTTTTAGCCACTTTGATGGCTGTTTTTAGCGGGTGTTCGTGGCAGAGTATTTTAACATTTGGGCTTATAAAAAGCGATGAGGAAATTTTAGAACAAAAAGCAAAAGACGAGCTAGAAAATACCAAGCAAACTTGCATTGATAAAAATAACGCCATAGCTTGTAACAACGCTGCTGTAAGCTACTCTGAGCTTAAAGATTTTAAAAATGCAAGAGAATTTTATAAAAGATCTTGCGAGTTAAATTTGGCAACAGCTTGTTCAAATTTGGGTCAAATTTATGAGCATGGACTAGTTGATGAGCAAAGAGATGAAAATATGGCACTTGCGTATTACAAGCTTGGTTGCCAAAGCAAAGACGGAGTTGGTTGCTACAACGAAGCTCTGCTAAGATACAATCAAGACAGACAAAATTTCAAGCAAACTCTTGAGCTACTTAAAAAAAGCTGTTTGCTTGAGTATAAACAGGCTTGTGTCCTGTTAGAAAAATTAAAATAA
- a CDS encoding 3'-5' exonuclease, whose product MKNLDNLLNLLASKDLAYTEFVHKALNIAELAEIFDVGDIDLWQILGLDIVKYAGKVELKTRLRPICDQEFCIVDVETTGGVKSGQIIEIGAVKILSGDIVGKFHSLIYAPEVPENITELTGISSDDLTNAPKIKSVMERFRHFLGSAVFVAHNVNFDYGFVSKSMSDCGFGILLNRKLCTIELARRTIAFERYGLSALKELFNITNTHHRAFSDAVAASEIFKISLSRLPQNVKTTEELIKFSKTAPNLRTKPILNEG is encoded by the coding sequence TTGAAAAATTTAGATAATTTACTAAATTTACTAGCCAGTAAAGATCTTGCTTATACTGAGTTTGTTCATAAAGCTTTAAATATAGCTGAACTTGCTGAAATTTTTGATGTTGGCGACATTGATTTGTGGCAAATTCTTGGGCTTGATATAGTAAAATACGCTGGTAAGGTTGAGCTAAAAACTAGACTAAGACCGATATGCGATCAAGAATTTTGCATAGTTGATGTAGAAACCACAGGCGGGGTAAAGAGTGGACAGATCATAGAGATAGGTGCCGTAAAAATTCTCTCTGGCGATATAGTTGGTAAATTTCACAGCCTTATTTATGCACCTGAAGTGCCAGAAAATATAACCGAACTTACGGGAATTAGCTCAGATGACCTAACTAACGCTCCAAAGATAAAGAGTGTAATGGAGCGTTTTAGGCACTTTTTGGGCAGTGCGGTTTTTGTGGCACATAATGTAAATTTTGATTATGGTTTTGTGTCAAAATCAATGAGCGATTGTGGATTTGGCATTCTTTTAAATCGCAAACTATGCACCATAGAGCTAGCACGTAGAACGATAGCTTTTGAGCGTTACGGACTTAGTGCGTTAAAGGAGCTTTTTAATATCACAAACACTCATCACAGGGCATTTAGTGACGCTGTTGCTGCTAGCGAGATCTTTAAAATTTCGCTATCTAGGTTGCCACAAAATGTTAAAACCACTGAAGAGCTTATAAAATTTAGTAAAACAGCACCAAATTTAAGAACCAAACCAATACTAAACGAGGGCTAA
- the rpe gene encoding ribulose-phosphate 3-epimerase, whose protein sequence is MYVAPSILSADFGNLRAEIEAICEAGADLVHVDVMDGYFVPNITIGPVVVNAVAKAATKPLDIHLMVENNTFFADLFLPLKPKFLTFHIEEEKHPLRLIDYIRKNGVSPGIVLNPHTPVSILEYIINEVDMVLLMSVNPGFGGQSFMPSVLPKIRALREMIDSKNAKCLIEVDGGVNGLNASDLEEAGADILVAGNYIFSSNSYKTAIESLKLEF, encoded by the coding sequence ATGTACGTAGCACCGAGTATTTTATCTGCGGATTTTGGGAATTTAAGAGCCGAGATAGAGGCTATTTGTGAGGCTGGAGCGGACCTTGTCCACGTTGATGTTATGGATGGGTATTTTGTGCCAAATATCACGATAGGTCCTGTGGTTGTAAATGCTGTTGCAAAGGCAGCAACAAAGCCACTTGATATACATTTAATGGTTGAAAATAATACATTTTTTGCCGACCTTTTTTTGCCTTTAAAGCCGAAATTTTTAACATTTCACATTGAAGAGGAAAAGCATCCTTTACGCCTAATTGATTATATACGTAAAAACGGCGTAAGCCCAGGCATAGTGCTAAACCCTCACACGCCAGTTAGCATACTTGAATACATAATAAACGAAGTTGATATGGTTTTATTAATGAGTGTAAATCCAGGGTTTGGCGGACAGAGCTTTATGCCTAGTGTATTACCTAAAATTCGTGCTTTGCGTGAGATGATTGACTCAAAAAATGCAAAATGCTTGATTGAAGTTGATGGTGGAGTAAATGGCTTAAATGCGTCTGATTTGGAGGAAGCTGGAGCTGATATTTTGGTGGCTGGAAACTATATATTCTCATCAAATTCTTACAAAACAGCGATAGAGTCGCTAAAACTTGAATTTTGA